The following coding sequences are from one bacterium SCSIO 12741 window:
- the pckA gene encoding phosphoenolpyruvate carboxykinase (ATP), with amino-acid sequence MKETGMKAEKATVADYGIQDATAHWNLTPTELAKIAVEAGQAQETSTGAITVDTGEFTGRSPKDRFIVKDELTSEAIWWGDINIPFDADKFDALYNKVTEYLSGKEIYVRDAYVCADPNYRMNLRVVNEYPWSNMFAYNMFLRPTEDEIASFDPEWTVINAPGFMANPEVDGTRQHNFAILNFTRKVALIGGTGYTGEIKKGIFSALNFVLPHLKNTLSMHCSANIGKGGDTAIFFGLSGTGKTTLSADPERELIGDDEHGWSGENTIFNFEGGCYAKTIDLSAEKEPDIYKAIKPGALLENIRFHEGTNEVDYHNSDVTENTRVSYPIYHIDNIAKPSIGHNPKNIFFLTCDAYGVLPPISKLTPGQAAYQFISGYTAKVAGTEAGITEPVTAFSACFGAPFMPLHPTVYGEMLSQKMQDAGVNVWLVNTGWTGGPYGIGNRMSLKYTRAMITAALNGELDNVSFDKHEIFGLEFPTTCPNVDDNVLNPKNTWEDKAEYDRKANELAAAFRKNFEKFAENASEEILAASPKVAENA; translated from the coding sequence ATGAAAGAAACAGGAATGAAAGCCGAGAAGGCAACTGTTGCTGATTATGGAATTCAAGATGCCACTGCTCATTGGAACCTAACTCCAACCGAGTTGGCTAAGATTGCTGTTGAGGCCGGTCAGGCCCAAGAAACCAGCACTGGTGCCATCACCGTGGATACCGGAGAATTTACCGGACGTTCACCTAAGGACCGGTTTATCGTGAAAGACGAGCTCACCTCAGAAGCTATTTGGTGGGGTGATATTAACATTCCCTTCGATGCAGATAAGTTTGACGCACTTTACAACAAAGTGACTGAGTACCTGTCTGGAAAAGAAATTTACGTTCGTGACGCATACGTTTGTGCAGATCCTAACTACCGCATGAACTTGCGTGTGGTAAACGAATACCCTTGGTCAAACATGTTTGCTTACAACATGTTCCTTCGTCCAACTGAAGACGAGATTGCCAGCTTCGATCCAGAATGGACTGTGATCAACGCTCCAGGATTTATGGCTAACCCAGAGGTAGACGGAACCCGTCAGCACAACTTTGCTATTTTGAACTTTACTCGCAAAGTAGCCTTGATTGGTGGTACTGGATATACTGGTGAAATCAAAAAAGGAATTTTCTCTGCATTGAATTTCGTTCTTCCTCACTTGAAGAACACCTTGTCTATGCACTGCTCTGCCAACATTGGTAAAGGTGGTGATACGGCTATTTTCTTCGGACTTTCTGGTACTGGAAAAACCACTTTGTCTGCTGACCCAGAGCGTGAATTGATCGGTGACGATGAGCACGGATGGTCAGGTGAGAACACCATCTTCAACTTCGAAGGCGGATGCTACGCTAAGACTATTGATTTGTCTGCTGAAAAAGAGCCAGACATTTATAAAGCTATTAAGCCAGGTGCTTTGTTGGAAAACATCCGTTTCCACGAAGGAACCAATGAGGTAGACTACCACAACTCAGATGTAACTGAGAATACTCGTGTAAGCTACCCTATTTATCACATTGACAACATTGCTAAGCCATCTATCGGTCACAACCCGAAGAACATTTTCTTCTTGACCTGTGATGCTTACGGTGTATTACCTCCAATTTCAAAATTGACTCCAGGTCAAGCGGCTTACCAGTTCATTTCTGGATATACAGCTAAAGTAGCTGGTACAGAAGCTGGAATTACTGAGCCAGTAACGGCTTTCTCTGCTTGTTTTGGTGCTCCATTTATGCCATTGCACCCGACTGTATACGGTGAGATGCTTTCTCAAAAAATGCAAGATGCTGGTGTAAACGTTTGGTTGGTTAACACCGGATGGACTGGTGGACCTTACGGAATTGGAAATCGTATGAGCTTGAAATATACTCGTGCTATGATTACTGCTGCATTGAACGGTGAACTGGACAATGTATCTTTCGACAAGCACGAAATTTTCGGTTTGGAATTCCCAACTACTTGTCCAAATGTTGATGACAACGTGTTGAATCCTAAGAACACTTGGGAAGACAAAGCTGAGTACGATCGCAAAGCCAATGAATTGGCTGCTGCCTTCCGCAAAAACTTCGAGAAATTCGCTGAAAATGCAAGCGAAGAGATCTTAGCTGCTTCACCTAAAGTTGCTGAGAACGCTTAA
- a CDS encoding saccharopine dehydrogenase NADP-binding domain-containing protein encodes MPQNILLIGAGRSSASLIRYLIRFSDEMDWKITIAERFPEFAKEKAGDHPRVSITSLDINDDMERLGLIHAADIVISMVPARMHHTIIRDCIAMKKHVVTASYATPDILELHQKAKDSGVTVMMEMGVDPGIDHMSAMKLLDQIRGDQGKMLLFESFTGGLIAPESDNNPWNYKFTWNPRNVVLAGQGGAAKFIQEGKYKYIPYHQLFRRTEFIEIEGHGSFEGYANRDSLSYRSVYGLDDIPTIYRGTLRRPGFSKAWDVFVKLGATDDTYVMEGSENMTHREFINSFLAYNTHDSVELKLMHYLNIPQDSTIMDKLSWLGIFDDTPVGIQDATPAQILQHILEKKWKLEENDRDMIVMWHKFGWETPEGEKKMMTSHMVVKGEDQTYTSMAQTVGLPVGIAVRMIANGTIKSTGVCRPVTPEIYNPILEELETYGVRFEEKEMTPKFYWKEK; translated from the coding sequence ATGCCACAAAATATTTTGCTCATCGGCGCAGGCCGTTCTTCCGCCTCCTTAATCCGTTACCTGATTCGTTTTTCTGATGAAATGGATTGGAAAATTACAATTGCAGAACGCTTTCCAGAGTTCGCAAAAGAGAAGGCTGGTGATCATCCTCGGGTGAGTATTACTTCCCTTGATATTAATGACGATATGGAGCGGCTTGGACTCATCCATGCAGCGGATATTGTAATCTCTATGGTTCCGGCTCGTATGCACCATACAATCATTCGGGATTGCATCGCCATGAAAAAGCATGTCGTTACGGCTTCCTACGCCACTCCCGATATTTTGGAACTTCACCAAAAGGCCAAAGATTCTGGTGTAACTGTGATGATGGAAATGGGAGTAGATCCTGGAATTGATCACATGTCGGCTATGAAACTTCTGGATCAAATTCGCGGAGATCAAGGCAAGATGTTGTTGTTTGAATCATTTACAGGAGGTCTTATTGCTCCTGAAAGTGACAACAATCCCTGGAATTATAAATTCACTTGGAACCCGAGAAACGTGGTTCTCGCCGGACAGGGGGGAGCTGCAAAATTCATTCAGGAAGGGAAGTACAAATACATTCCTTACCACCAGTTGTTTAGAAGAACCGAGTTTATAGAAATCGAAGGGCATGGTTCATTTGAAGGTTATGCCAATCGCGATTCCTTAAGCTACCGATCCGTTTATGGCTTGGATGATATTCCTACCATTTACCGAGGTACGCTTCGTCGCCCGGGATTTTCTAAAGCCTGGGATGTTTTCGTCAAGCTGGGTGCTACAGATGATACCTATGTGATGGAAGGTTCGGAAAACATGACCCATCGTGAATTCATCAATTCCTTTCTGGCCTACAATACCCATGATTCAGTGGAACTTAAGTTGATGCACTACCTCAACATTCCCCAGGATTCTACCATTATGGATAAATTGAGTTGGTTGGGTATTTTCGACGATACTCCGGTTGGAATTCAGGATGCTACTCCGGCTCAAATTCTACAGCACATTTTGGAAAAGAAATGGAAACTCGAAGAAAACGACCGCGACATGATTGTGATGTGGCACAAATTCGGCTGGGAGACTCCGGAAGGTGAAAAGAAAATGATGACTTCGCACATGGTCGTAAAAGGAGAAGATCAAACCTATACTTCCATGGCCCAAACCGTAGGATTGCCAGTAGGTATTGCCGTAAGAATGATTGCTAACGGAACGATCAAGAGTACAGGTGTTTGTCGCCCGGTTACGCCGGAAATTTACAATCCCATCCTCGAAGAATTAGAAACCTATGGCGTTCGATTCGAAGAAAAGGAGATGACGCCTAAGTTCTATTGGAAAGAGAAATAA
- a CDS encoding DUF4476 domain-containing protein, with translation MKSLLLFSMISFLGVFYSSAQNYSDLVIFSADGQKIFVEVNGKRYNETAATQVRASGITQEFVTVKIIFADASKPSFTKNLPLNPGMEITAQVVLNRKGDYKLRWMSETALQNAPMVQEEISTPVSEPVMETTVTSPSSTQTTTTTTISHSTHSTTSNPQSAQVNMNVNVGGESVNVGVSANEMGANTSMNQSMTYSETVTTTTTTSSSSPTLTAVEEPKTAGGCYAMGFGDFNSAKESIRSKSFEDSKFTMAKQIINANCMSSEQVKEVMGLFTYEDTRLDFAKLAYKKTSDPNNYYKVNDAFTFESSIEELNEFINP, from the coding sequence ATGAAATCGCTACTTCTATTTTCCATGATTTCCTTCTTGGGAGTCTTTTATTCCTCGGCACAAAACTATTCGGATCTGGTCATTTTTTCAGCAGATGGACAAAAGATATTTGTTGAGGTAAACGGGAAACGATACAATGAAACCGCTGCAACCCAGGTGAGAGCCAGCGGGATAACCCAAGAGTTTGTAACGGTGAAAATAATATTTGCTGATGCCAGTAAACCTTCATTTACTAAAAATTTGCCCCTCAATCCAGGTATGGAAATCACGGCTCAAGTGGTATTAAACCGAAAAGGTGACTATAAATTGCGTTGGATGAGTGAAACAGCTCTACAAAATGCTCCAATGGTTCAAGAAGAGATATCTACGCCAGTATCAGAACCGGTAATGGAAACGACTGTTACCAGTCCAAGCTCAACCCAAACCACTACTACCACCACTATTAGCCATTCTACCCATAGCACTACTTCAAATCCTCAGAGTGCCCAGGTAAATATGAATGTGAATGTGGGTGGTGAATCAGTTAATGTAGGTGTAAGTGCCAATGAAATGGGCGCCAATACCAGCATGAACCAGAGCATGACCTATTCTGAAACGGTAACTACCACTACAACTACCTCTTCTTCAAGCCCTACTCTTACAGCAGTGGAAGAGCCCAAAACAGCAGGCGGATGTTACGCGATGGGTTTTGGTGATTTTAATAGCGCCAAGGAATCAATCCGCTCCAAATCTTTTGAGGACAGTAAATTCACCATGGCCAAGCAAATTATCAATGCCAATTGCATGAGTTCGGAGCAGGTAAAAGAGGTTATGGGATTGTTTACTTACGAAGACACCCGCTTGGATTTTGCCAAATTGGCCTACAAAAAGACTTCAGATCCAAACAACTATTACAAGGTTAATGATGCGTTTACCTTCGAATCTTCCATCGAAGAGCTAAACGAATTTATCAACCCTTAG
- a CDS encoding DUF423 domain-containing protein: protein MNFSIKRTLAFASASAMIAVILGALAAHALPPHLSETQMHSFETAVRFQMYHSLALLALPLLNLTGISVSKWVIGLMMAGILLFSGSIYLLATRPITGLPIGFLGPVTPLGGVCLIASWGLLFWNILKKK from the coding sequence ATGAATTTTTCGATAAAACGCACCCTCGCCTTTGCTTCGGCATCCGCCATGATAGCCGTGATCTTAGGAGCCCTGGCTGCTCATGCTCTCCCTCCTCATCTGTCAGAAACTCAAATGCACAGTTTTGAAACCGCGGTTCGTTTTCAGATGTACCACAGTTTAGCATTGCTGGCATTGCCGCTACTCAATTTAACCGGCATTTCAGTTTCCAAATGGGTTATTGGGTTGATGATGGCGGGGATTCTACTTTTCTCCGGATCCATCTACCTATTAGCTACCCGACCGATTACCGGTTTGCCCATTGGCTTTTTAGGGCCCGTAACGCCACTTGGTGGAGTTTGCCTGATTGCTTCCTGGGGATTGCTTTTCTGGAACATCCTTAAAAAGAAATAA